Proteins encoded within one genomic window of Streptomyces sp. NBC_00523:
- the paaB gene encoding 1,2-phenylacetyl-CoA epoxidase subunit PaaB — MNSSTDWPLWEVFVRSRRGLSHTHAGSLHAPDAEMALRNARDLYTRRSEGVSLWVVPSAQITASSPDEKDSFFEPAGDKPYRHPTFYEIPDGVKHL, encoded by the coding sequence ATGAACAGCTCGACGGACTGGCCGCTGTGGGAGGTGTTCGTCCGCTCGCGGCGCGGGCTCTCCCACACCCACGCCGGCAGCCTCCACGCGCCGGACGCCGAAATGGCCCTGCGCAACGCGCGCGACCTCTACACCCGCCGGTCCGAGGGGGTCTCGCTGTGGGTCGTGCCCTCCGCCCAGATCACGGCGTCGTCGCCGGACGAGAAGGACTCCTTCTTCGAGCCTGCCGGTGACAAGCCCTACCGGCACCCCACGTTCTACGAGATCCCGGACGGGGTGAAGCACCTGTGA
- the paaC gene encoding 1,2-phenylacetyl-CoA epoxidase subunit PaaC — MTAALALGDDALVLSHRLGEWAGHAPVLEEEVALANIALDLLGQARLLLSLAGDEDELAYLREERAFRNLQLVEQPNGDFAHTIARQLYFSVHQQGLYEQLAAGDGPFAEIAAKAVKEVAYHRDHAEQWTLRLGDGTDESHERMQRAVDALWRFTGELFQPVEGVDADWQALHSRWLEAVTDVLGRATLTVPTGPQSGAWTAGAGRQGIHTESFGRMLAEMQHLHRSHPGASW; from the coding sequence GTGACCGCGGCCCTCGCCCTGGGCGACGACGCGCTGGTGCTGTCGCACCGGCTGGGGGAGTGGGCCGGCCACGCCCCGGTGCTGGAGGAGGAGGTCGCCCTCGCCAACATCGCCCTCGACCTGCTGGGCCAGGCCCGGCTGCTGCTCTCCCTCGCGGGCGACGAGGACGAACTGGCCTACCTCCGCGAGGAACGCGCCTTCCGCAACCTCCAGCTGGTCGAGCAGCCCAACGGCGACTTCGCCCACACCATCGCCCGGCAGCTCTACTTCTCGGTCCACCAGCAGGGCCTGTACGAGCAGCTGGCCGCCGGGGACGGTCCGTTCGCGGAGATCGCGGCCAAGGCGGTCAAGGAGGTCGCCTACCACCGGGACCACGCCGAGCAGTGGACCCTGCGCCTCGGTGACGGGACGGACGAGAGTCACGAGCGGATGCAGCGGGCGGTGGACGCGCTGTGGCGCTTCACCGGCGAGCTGTTCCAGCCGGTCGAGGGCGTCGACGCCGACTGGCAGGCGCTGCACAGCCGCTGGCTGGAGGCCGTCACCGACGTCCTCGGCCGGGCCACCCTGACCGTGCCGACGGGCCCGCAGTCCGGCGCCTGGACGGCGGGCGCGGGCCGGCAGGGCATCCACACGGAGTCCTTCGGCCGGATGCTCGCCGAGATGCAGCACCTGCACCGCAGCCACCCGGGGGCGTCATGGTGA
- the paaD gene encoding 1,2-phenylacetyl-CoA epoxidase subunit PaaD produces MVTWTSVEEELLSLAGSVPDPELPVLTLEDLGVVRGVEVHDPDHVTVRLTPTYTGCPAIEAMSADIERVLHDHGVAEVSVETVLSPAWSTDDMSAEGRRKLAEFGIAPPRPHDTASGGPVPLALSVRCPHCGSTETELLSRFSSTACKALRRCVACQEPFDHFKEL; encoded by the coding sequence ATGGTGACCTGGACGTCCGTCGAGGAGGAGCTGCTGAGCCTCGCGGGCTCCGTCCCGGACCCGGAGCTCCCCGTGCTGACGCTGGAGGATCTGGGAGTGGTCCGGGGCGTGGAGGTGCACGACCCGGACCATGTCACGGTCAGGCTGACGCCGACGTACACCGGCTGCCCGGCGATCGAGGCGATGTCGGCGGACATCGAGCGCGTGCTGCACGACCACGGCGTGGCCGAGGTGTCCGTGGAGACGGTCCTGTCGCCCGCCTGGTCGACGGACGACATGAGCGCCGAAGGGCGCCGGAAGCTGGCGGAGTTCGGCATAGCCCCGCCCCGGCCGCACGACACCGCGTCCGGCGGTCCGGTGCCGCTGGCCCTGTCCGTGCGCTGCCCGCACTGCGGCTCCACCGAGACGGAGCTGCTGAGCCGGTTCTCCTCCACGGCGTGCAAGGCGCTCCGGCGCTGCGTGGCCTGCCAGGAGCCGTTCGACCACTTCAAGGAGTTGTAG
- a CDS encoding 2Fe-2S iron-sulfur cluster-binding protein, translating to MFHPLRVSGIERLTDDSVAVTLAVPPGLHETFRHKPGQHLNVRYTVDGEEVRRSYSICAPAPEPSAGPALRVGIRLVDGGAFSTYALKELLVGDTIEAMPPMGRFVLTPRAGQFAAIVGGSGITPVLSMAATLLAREPNATFCLVRSDRTAASTMFLDEVADLKDRYPDRFQLVTALSREEQQAGLPSGRLDGERLSGLLPALLPVAEIDGWFLCGPLGLVRAAEVALNGLGVDRSRIHQEIFHVEDTPAAPAGPRVETPVGGVLTATLDGRSGTWPVEGGESLLETVLRRRSDAPYACKGGVCGTCRAFLVSGKVRMDRNYALEPEETDAGYVLACQSRPVTEEVELDFDR from the coding sequence ATGTTCCATCCGCTCCGGGTCAGCGGGATCGAGCGGCTCACGGACGATTCGGTGGCCGTCACCCTCGCCGTCCCGCCCGGCCTGCACGAGACCTTCCGGCACAAGCCCGGCCAGCACCTCAACGTCCGCTACACCGTGGACGGCGAGGAGGTCCGGCGCTCGTACTCGATCTGCGCACCGGCCCCCGAGCCCTCGGCCGGCCCGGCGCTGCGGGTGGGCATCCGCCTCGTGGACGGCGGCGCGTTCTCCACGTACGCGCTCAAGGAGCTGCTGGTCGGGGACACGATCGAGGCGATGCCCCCGATGGGGCGCTTCGTCCTGACGCCCCGCGCCGGGCAGTTCGCGGCGATCGTCGGCGGGAGCGGCATCACCCCGGTGCTGTCCATGGCGGCCACCCTGCTCGCCCGGGAGCCGAACGCCACGTTCTGCCTGGTCCGCAGCGACCGGACCGCCGCCTCGACGATGTTCCTGGACGAGGTCGCCGACCTGAAGGACCGCTACCCGGACCGGTTCCAGCTGGTCACCGCCCTGTCCCGGGAGGAGCAGCAGGCCGGTCTACCCTCGGGCCGGCTGGACGGCGAGCGGCTCTCCGGACTGCTGCCGGCGCTCCTGCCGGTGGCGGAGATCGACGGCTGGTTCCTGTGCGGGCCGCTGGGCCTCGTCCGGGCCGCCGAGGTCGCGCTGAACGGGCTGGGCGTGGACCGCTCCCGCATCCACCAGGAGATCTTCCACGTCGAGGACACCCCCGCCGCACCCGCCGGGCCCCGGGTCGAGACGCCGGTCGGCGGTGTCCTGACGGCGACGCTCGACGGCCGTTCCGGCACCTGGCCGGTCGAAGGGGGCGAGTCGCTGCTGGAGACGGTGCTGCGCAGGCGCTCGGACGCCCCGTACGCGTGCAAGGGTGGCGTCTGCGGCACCTGCCGGGCGTTCCTGGTCTCCGGCAAGGTGCGGATGGACCGCAACTACGCCCTGGAGCCGGAGGAGACGGACGCGGGTTACGTGCTGGCCTGCCAGTCCCGTCCGGTCACCGAGGAAGTGGAGCTCGACTTCGACCGCTGA
- a CDS encoding rhodanese-like domain-containing protein — protein sequence MNFGPLPTVDVASVPADGLVLDVRENDEWVAGHVEGALHIPMSDFVGRFGELTEAVEDGRRVHVMCRVGGRSAQVTQYLVQQGIDAVNIDGGMLAWDGAGRPMVTDNGTPAFVA from the coding sequence ATGAATTTCGGCCCGCTTCCCACGGTCGATGTCGCGTCCGTCCCGGCGGACGGCCTCGTCCTGGACGTCCGGGAGAACGACGAGTGGGTGGCCGGACACGTCGAGGGCGCCCTGCACATCCCCATGAGCGACTTCGTGGGCCGCTTCGGTGAGCTGACCGAGGCGGTGGAGGACGGCCGCCGGGTGCACGTGATGTGCCGGGTCGGCGGCCGTTCCGCCCAGGTCACCCAGTACCTGGTGCAGCAGGGGATCGACGCCGTCAACATCGACGGCGGCATGCTCGCCTGGGACGGCGCGGGCCGCCCGATGGTCACCGACAACGGCACCCCGGCCTTCGTCGCCTGA
- a CDS encoding DUF2252 domain-containing protein: MEKTGTGLPPVRLVELGGEAAVAGAVLPAAAGGPRIPAVPGFAHRTDGADAEAGGRPKEKGKALRARVPRSAHATLDLPAGRPDAVRAVEESNRGRVAELTPIRVGRMAATPFAFLRGSAGLMAHDLRGTPVTGIAAQLCGDAHAANFGLYGDARGGLVIDLNDFDETVAGPWEWDLKRLATSLVLAGREAGADEDTCRKGAYDTVGAYRRTMRLLARMPTLDAWNAIADEDLVSHTDARDLLGTLERVSEKARNNTGARFAAKSTEDSEDGGRRFVDAPPVLRRVPDAEAAAVAAGLGEYLGTVSEDRLPLLARYAIHDVAFRVVGTGSVGTRSYVVLLLDHRGEALVLQVKEARPSVLGPHLAAVGFAVPEVAHEGRRVVLGQKRMQVVSDHLLGWTTVDGRPFQVRQFRNRKGSVDPAALAADQVDDYGRMTGALLARAHAHSADPRLLAGYCGKNDELDEAVAAFAVTYADRTEADHGELVRAIGAGRIAAERGV; this comes from the coding sequence ATGGAAAAGACCGGAACGGGACTGCCGCCGGTACGACTCGTTGAACTCGGCGGTGAGGCCGCGGTCGCGGGGGCGGTGCTCCCCGCGGCCGCGGGCGGGCCGCGCATACCGGCCGTGCCGGGGTTCGCCCACCGTACGGACGGGGCTGACGCGGAGGCCGGGGGCCGGCCGAAGGAGAAGGGCAAGGCGCTGCGGGCGCGGGTGCCCCGGTCCGCGCACGCGACGCTGGACCTGCCCGCCGGGCGGCCGGACGCGGTGCGCGCGGTCGAGGAGTCCAACCGGGGCCGGGTGGCGGAGCTGACGCCGATACGGGTGGGCCGGATGGCCGCCACACCCTTCGCCTTCCTGCGCGGCTCGGCCGGACTGATGGCCCATGACCTGAGGGGCACCCCCGTCACCGGGATCGCCGCCCAGCTCTGCGGCGACGCGCACGCGGCCAACTTCGGGCTGTACGGCGATGCGCGGGGCGGCCTCGTCATCGACCTGAACGACTTCGACGAGACCGTGGCCGGGCCCTGGGAGTGGGATCTCAAGCGCCTGGCGACCTCGCTGGTGCTCGCGGGCCGGGAGGCCGGTGCCGACGAGGACACCTGCCGCAAGGGCGCGTACGACACCGTGGGCGCCTACCGGCGGACGATGAGGCTGCTGGCCCGGATGCCCACGCTCGACGCGTGGAACGCCATCGCGGACGAGGACCTCGTCTCCCACACCGACGCGCGGGACCTGCTCGGCACCCTGGAGCGGGTCTCCGAGAAGGCCCGCAACAACACCGGTGCGCGCTTCGCGGCGAAGTCCACGGAGGACTCCGAGGACGGCGGCCGCCGCTTCGTGGACGCGCCGCCGGTGCTGCGCCGGGTCCCGGACGCGGAGGCCGCGGCCGTGGCGGCGGGACTGGGGGAGTATCTGGGGACCGTCTCCGAGGACCGGCTGCCGCTGCTGGCCCGGTACGCGATCCATGACGTGGCGTTCCGGGTGGTCGGCACCGGCAGCGTGGGCACCCGCTCCTACGTGGTGCTGTTGCTGGACCACCGGGGGGAGGCGCTGGTACTCCAGGTGAAGGAGGCCAGGCCCTCGGTGCTCGGGCCGCATCTGGCCGCCGTGGGGTTCGCGGTGCCGGAGGTCGCGCACGAGGGGCGGCGCGTGGTGCTCGGGCAGAAGCGGATGCAGGTCGTCAGTGACCATCTGCTGGGCTGGACGACGGTGGACGGCCGGCCCTTCCAGGTGCGCCAGTTCAGGAACCGCAAGGGGAGCGTCGACCCCGCCGCCCTGGCCGCCGACCAGGTGGACGACTACGGCCGGATGACCGGTGCGCTGCTGGCGCGGGCCCACGCACACAGCGCGGACCCGAGGCTGCTGGCGGGCTACTGCGGCAAGAACGACGAGCTGGACGAGGCGGTGGCGGCGTTCGCCGTGACCTACGCGGACCGCACGGAGGCGGACCACGGGGAGCTGGTGCGGGCGATCGGGGCGGGGCGGATCGCCGCGGAGCGGGGGGTGTGA
- a CDS encoding MarR family winged helix-turn-helix transcriptional regulator yields the protein MSGTPGEREESLDVIQRELTAFARRARAAAAQLHPELPLVSYTLLAHIDDQQGCRATDLAAHYMLDKSTVSRQIGTLEKLGLVERHPDPDDHRIQVLHPTEAGTQALAATQASRRAAYQERLADWTEDDLGRFAAYLLRYNATGDAPHA from the coding sequence GTGTCAGGCACCCCCGGAGAACGCGAGGAGTCGCTGGACGTCATCCAGCGCGAGCTGACCGCCTTCGCCCGCCGCGCGCGGGCTGCCGCGGCCCAGCTCCACCCCGAGCTGCCGCTCGTCTCGTACACGCTGCTGGCGCACATCGACGACCAGCAGGGGTGCCGTGCGACCGATCTGGCGGCGCACTACATGCTCGACAAGTCCACGGTCAGCCGGCAGATCGGCACCCTGGAGAAGCTCGGCCTGGTCGAGCGCCATCCCGACCCGGACGACCACCGCATCCAGGTCCTGCACCCCACCGAGGCCGGAACGCAGGCCCTCGCCGCCACCCAGGCCAGCCGGCGCGCGGCCTACCAGGAACGCCTTGCGGACTGGACGGAGGACGACCTCGGCCGGTTCGCCGCGTACCTCCTGCGCTACAACGCGACGGGTGACGCCCCACACGCGTAA
- a CDS encoding DUF3662 and FHA domain-containing protein — protein sequence MGVMKRFEQRLEGLVNGTFAKVFKSEVQPVEIAGALQRECDNNATIWNRERTVVPNDFIVELSAPDYERLSPYSGQLGDELSGLVRDYAKQQRYTFMGPIKVHLEKAEDLDTGLYRVRSRTLASSSSQGQGQGQGPGQAPSQGQSYGGQSPQGYPGRSAPQAPGGYGYPPTSAPPMPAGPPPGAGRHGGSDRRPPATPTSLPNVQVRRWIEINGTRHQISRPTLVMGRSTDADVRIDDPGVSRRHCEIRTGTPSTIQDLGSTNGIVVDGQHTTRATLRDGSRIVVGSTTIVYRQAEG from the coding sequence GTGGGAGTGATGAAGCGTTTCGAGCAGCGTCTCGAAGGTCTGGTCAACGGCACTTTCGCCAAGGTCTTCAAGTCCGAGGTCCAGCCGGTCGAGATCGCGGGTGCCCTCCAGCGGGAGTGCGACAACAACGCCACCATCTGGAACCGTGAGCGCACCGTCGTCCCCAACGACTTCATCGTCGAGCTCAGCGCCCCCGACTACGAGCGCCTGAGCCCGTACTCCGGCCAGCTGGGCGACGAGCTCTCCGGCCTCGTCCGGGACTACGCCAAGCAGCAGCGGTACACGTTCATGGGCCCCATCAAGGTCCACCTGGAGAAGGCCGAGGATCTCGACACCGGCCTCTACCGGGTCCGCAGCCGCACCCTGGCGTCGAGTTCGTCACAGGGTCAGGGACAAGGACAGGGCCCCGGCCAGGCACCGAGCCAGGGCCAGAGCTACGGCGGCCAGTCCCCCCAGGGGTACCCCGGCCGTTCCGCTCCGCAGGCCCCCGGTGGCTACGGCTACCCGCCCACCTCCGCCCCGCCCATGCCCGCCGGTCCGCCGCCGGGCGCAGGGCGTCACGGCGGTTCCGACCGGCGTCCGCCGGCCACCCCCACCTCCCTGCCGAACGTGCAGGTGCGGCGCTGGATCGAGATCAACGGCACCCGCCACCAGATCTCCCGCCCGACACTGGTCATGGGCCGCAGCACCGACGCCGATGTGCGGATCGACGACCCCGGCGTCTCCCGCCGGCACTGTGAGATCAGGACCGGAACGCCCTCGACGATCCAGGATCTCGGGTCTACCAACGGCATCGTGGTAGACGGGCAGCACACCACCCGCGCTACGCTCCGCGACGGCTCGCGGATCGTCGTGGGCAGCACCACCATCGTTTACCGGCAAGCCGAAGGGTGA
- a CDS encoding FHA domain-containing protein FhaB/FipA, whose amino-acid sequence MSELTLTVMRLGFLAVLWLFVIVAVQVIRSDLFGTRVTQRGSRRTANDARPPQGRQNAAPPQQRQQPGRQRRGAPTKLVVSEGTLTGTTVALQGQTITLGRAHDSTIVLDDDYASSRHARIYPDRDGQWIVEDLGSTNGTYLDRTRLTTPTPVPLGAPIRIGKTVIELRK is encoded by the coding sequence ATGTCAGAGCTGACCCTGACGGTCATGCGGCTAGGTTTCCTGGCTGTTCTGTGGCTGTTCGTGATCGTGGCCGTCCAGGTCATCCGCAGCGACCTGTTCGGAACGCGTGTCACGCAGCGCGGCTCACGCCGCACCGCGAACGACGCGCGTCCGCCCCAGGGACGCCAGAACGCGGCACCGCCGCAGCAGCGCCAGCAGCCCGGCCGCCAGCGCCGCGGTGCGCCGACCAAGCTGGTCGTCTCCGAAGGCACGCTCACCGGCACCACGGTGGCGCTCCAGGGGCAGACCATCACGCTCGGCCGGGCCCATGATTCAACGATCGTGCTGGACGACGACTACGCGTCCAGCAGGCATGCCAGGATCTACCCCGACCGTGACGGCCAGTGGATCGTCGAGGATCTCGGGTCCACCAACGGCACGTACCTGGACCGGACCCGCCTCACCACCCCGACGCCCGTTCCGCTGGGCGCGCCGATCCGGATCGGCAAGACCGTCATCGAGCTGCGGAAGTAG
- a CDS encoding Stp1/IreP family PP2C-type Ser/Thr phosphatase, which translates to MSLSLRFAAGSHKGMIREGNEDSGYAGPRLLAIADGMGGQAAGEVASSEVISTLVQLDDDVPGSDILTSLGTAVQRANDQLRMMVEEDPQLEGMGTTLTALLWTGQRLGLVHVGDSRAYLLRDGVLTQITQDHTWVQRLVDEGRITEEEATTHPQRSLLMRALGSGDHVEPDLSIREVRAGDRYLICSDGLSGVVSHQTMEETLASYQGPQETIQDLIQLALRGGGPDNITCIVADVFDVDSNDTLAGQLNDTPVVVGAVAENQAAQLNDGGAMQTPAGRAAGLGRPVPPPSGSFGPPGSGDDSGYDGMPEGSFGSYSDDDFVKQGGGRKWLKRSLYVVLALAVVGGGLYGGYRWTQTQFYVGAKNDNVALYRGISQELGWLSLSKVETDHPEIELKYLPPYQRKKVEATIAEGSLADAREKITELSTQASACKKDEQRRAAEKEHGDEGQAQGTDTDATKASKSSKTSGGDTKSEQTSTTPTPGPSLSEEEKKLVPQCGKK; encoded by the coding sequence ATGAGTCTGTCCCTGCGCTTCGCCGCCGGGTCGCACAAGGGCATGATCCGGGAGGGCAACGAGGACTCCGGCTACGCCGGTCCCCGCCTCCTCGCGATCGCCGACGGCATGGGCGGCCAGGCGGCCGGTGAGGTCGCCAGTTCCGAGGTGATCTCCACCCTCGTCCAGCTCGATGACGACGTCCCGGGCTCCGACATCCTCACCTCGCTCGGTACGGCGGTCCAGCGGGCCAACGACCAGCTGCGGATGATGGTCGAGGAGGATCCTCAGCTGGAGGGCATGGGCACCACGCTCACCGCCCTGCTCTGGACCGGCCAGCGCCTCGGCCTGGTGCACGTCGGCGACTCGCGCGCGTACCTGCTGCGCGACGGCGTGCTCACCCAGATCACGCAGGACCACACCTGGGTCCAGCGGCTGGTGGACGAGGGCCGGATCACCGAGGAGGAGGCCACCACCCACCCGCAGCGCTCCCTGCTGATGCGCGCGCTGGGCAGTGGTGACCACGTCGAACCCGACCTCTCCATCCGTGAGGTCCGGGCCGGCGACCGCTACCTGATCTGCTCCGACGGGCTCTCCGGCGTCGTCTCCCACCAGACGATGGAGGAGACGCTCGCCAGTTACCAGGGCCCGCAGGAGACCATCCAGGACCTGATCCAGCTCGCCCTGCGCGGCGGCGGACCGGACAACATCACCTGCATCGTCGCCGATGTCTTCGACGTCGACAGCAACGACACCCTGGCCGGGCAGCTCAATGACACCCCGGTCGTCGTCGGCGCGGTCGCCGAGAACCAGGCGGCCCAGCTGAACGACGGCGGCGCGATGCAGACGCCGGCGGGCCGTGCGGCCGGCCTCGGCCGTCCCGTACCGCCGCCCTCCGGCAGCTTCGGCCCGCCCGGCAGCGGCGACGACTCCGGCTACGACGGGATGCCCGAGGGGTCCTTCGGGTCCTACTCCGACGACGACTTCGTCAAGCAGGGCGGCGGCCGCAAGTGGCTCAAGCGCTCCCTGTACGTGGTGCTCGCGCTGGCCGTCGTCGGCGGCGGGCTCTACGGCGGCTACCGCTGGACCCAGACCCAGTTCTACGTCGGCGCGAAGAACGACAACGTCGCGCTGTACCGGGGCATCAGCCAGGAACTCGGCTGGCTCTCGCTCTCGAAGGTCGAGACCGACCATCCCGAGATCGAACTCAAGTACCTCCCGCCCTACCAGCGCAAGAAGGTCGAGGCGACGATCGCCGAGGGCAGCCTCGCCGACGCCCGCGAGAAGATCACCGAGCTCTCCACCCAGGCGTCCGCCTGCAAGAAGGACGAGCAGCGCCGTGCCGCGGAGAAGGAGCACGGGGACGAGGGCCAGGCGCAGGGCACGGACACCGACGCCACCAAGGCGTCCAAGTCCTCCAAGACATCCGGTGGCGACACCAAGTCCGAGCAGACTTCCACGACTCCCACTCCTGGGCCCAGCCTCTCGGAGGAAGAGAAGAAGCTGGTCCCGCAGTGCGGTAAGAAGTAG
- a CDS encoding FtsW/RodA/SpoVE family cell cycle protein: MSVVTNTTTIGAIDAPSRRNTELMMMGFAIAISVFAYANVGLAMDGKLPSGMFGYGAGLVLLGGVAHLVVRKFARYADPLLLPLATLLNGLGLVLIWRLDQSPKLIRDAENYYGVFTPSAPRQLMYSAVGVALFVGVLLLLKDHRILQRYTYISMVAALFLLILPMFFPAKFGAKIWINIAGFSIQPGEFAKIIIAIFFAGYLMVKRDALALASRRFMGLYLPRGRDLGPILVIWALSILILVFETDLGTSLLFFGLFVIMLYVATERTSWIVFGLLMSAVGAVGVASFEPHVEARVNAWKDPFKCFHTDGSCEQIGNAIMSFGSGGTLGSGWGQGHSDLIGFAANADFILATVGDELGLAGMMAVLLVYGLIVERGVRTALAARDPFGKLLAIGLSGAFAIQVFVVAGGVMGLIPLTGMTMPFLAAGGSSVIANWALIGILIRISDTARRPAPAPAPSTDAEMTQVVRP, encoded by the coding sequence ATGAGCGTTGTCACCAACACGACCACGATCGGCGCGATCGACGCACCGAGCAGGCGCAACACCGAACTGATGATGATGGGCTTCGCCATCGCCATCTCGGTGTTCGCCTACGCCAACGTGGGCCTGGCCATGGACGGCAAGCTGCCGTCCGGCATGTTCGGCTACGGGGCGGGGCTCGTCCTGCTCGGCGGTGTCGCCCATCTCGTGGTGCGGAAGTTCGCCCGGTACGCGGACCCGCTGCTGCTGCCGCTGGCCACTCTGCTCAATGGGCTGGGGCTGGTGCTGATCTGGCGGCTCGACCAGTCGCCGAAGCTGATCAGGGACGCCGAGAACTACTACGGGGTGTTCACCCCGTCCGCTCCCCGGCAGCTGATGTACTCGGCGGTCGGTGTGGCGCTGTTCGTCGGCGTGCTCCTGCTGCTGAAGGACCACCGCATCCTGCAGCGCTACACGTACATCTCAATGGTGGCCGCGCTGTTCCTGTTGATCCTTCCCATGTTCTTTCCGGCCAAGTTCGGCGCGAAGATCTGGATCAACATCGCCGGATTCTCCATCCAGCCCGGGGAGTTCGCGAAGATCATCATCGCGATCTTCTTCGCCGGGTATCTCATGGTCAAACGGGACGCGCTGGCGCTCGCCAGCCGCCGCTTCATGGGGCTGTACCTGCCGCGCGGGCGCGACCTGGGCCCCATCCTGGTCATCTGGGCGCTGTCGATCCTGATCCTGGTCTTCGAGACCGACCTCGGAACGTCGCTGCTGTTCTTCGGCCTCTTCGTGATCATGCTGTACGTCGCCACCGAGCGGACCAGCTGGATCGTCTTCGGTCTCCTGATGTCGGCTGTGGGAGCCGTGGGTGTCGCGAGCTTCGAGCCGCACGTCGAGGCCCGCGTGAATGCCTGGAAGGACCCGTTCAAGTGCTTCCACACGGACGGCTCCTGCGAGCAGATCGGCAACGCCATCATGTCCTTCGGGTCGGGTGGCACGCTCGGCTCCGGCTGGGGCCAGGGCCACTCCGACCTGATCGGCTTCGCCGCCAACGCCGACTTCATCCTCGCCACCGTCGGTGACGAGCTCGGCCTCGCCGGAATGATGGCCGTCCTGCTGGTCTACGGCCTCATCGTGGAACGCGGTGTCCGCACGGCGCTCGCCGCCCGCGACCCGTTCGGCAAGCTCCTCGCGATCGGCCTCTCCGGCGCCTTCGCGATCCAGGTCTTCGTCGTCGCCGGCGGCGTCATGGGTCTGATCCCGCTCACCGGTATGACGATGCCGTTCCTCGCGGCCGGTGGTTCGTCCGTGATCGCCAACTGGGCCCTGATCGGCATCCTCATCCGCATCAGCGACACCGCCCGCCGCCCCGCGCCCGCCCCCGCACCCTCGACCGACGCCGAGATGACCCAGGTGGTCCGCCCGTGA